In Lysinibacillus sp. FSL M8-0337, the following proteins share a genomic window:
- a CDS encoding glucose 1-dehydrogenase: MGKLQNKVAIVTGSGAGIGKEIARKYAQEGAKVVIADFNEDALNATVTEFNKAGFEAFGVKVNVAVEEDIQKMMANTVAHFGRIDILVNNAGVGDNMQAAANVEDAVWQRVMDINVSGVMRAIRQVLPIFIENGGGTIVNMASIAGLTGGRGGLAYTTAKYAVVGMTKNIASHYGSQNIRCNAIAPAHVETGFAAAMTNVDPFGMQQSVRGVQLMPKAGQVSDIANIALFLASEDSSLINGVALAADAGWSAY, translated from the coding sequence TTGGGGAAATTGCAAAATAAAGTAGCGATTGTTACAGGTAGTGGAGCAGGAATCGGTAAAGAAATTGCGCGTAAATATGCACAAGAAGGGGCAAAAGTTGTTATTGCAGACTTCAATGAGGACGCATTAAATGCAACTGTTACTGAGTTTAATAAAGCTGGCTTTGAGGCATTTGGTGTCAAAGTAAATGTTGCGGTAGAAGAAGATATTCAAAAAATGATGGCTAATACGGTTGCTCATTTTGGTCGTATAGATATTTTAGTCAATAATGCCGGAGTTGGTGACAATATGCAGGCGGCGGCGAATGTCGAAGATGCAGTTTGGCAACGTGTCATGGACATTAATGTAAGTGGTGTAATGCGAGCTATTCGACAAGTATTACCAATATTCATTGAAAATGGCGGTGGAACAATTGTCAACATGGCGTCCATTGCAGGATTAACGGGCGGTCGCGGTGGACTAGCTTATACTACAGCGAAATACGCAGTTGTAGGTATGACAAAAAATATTGCATCGCACTACGGTTCACAAAATATCCGTTGCAACGCGATTGCACCCGCACATGTAGAAACTGGCTTTGCTGCAGCCATGACGAATGTTGACCCATTTGGTATGCAACAATCTGTACGCGGTGTACAACTTATGCCAAAAGCTGGTCAAGTTTCAGATATTGCTAATATTGCACTATTTTTAGCTTCTGAAGATTCCAGCCTTATTAACGGTGTCGCTTTAGCAGCTGATGCTGGCTGGAGTGCTTACTAA
- a CDS encoding L-cystine transporter has translation MSTLQVILNVALLLACVGILVIMNKKHVKFSNRVFAGLGLGIALGLGLQLFYGIDSEILAKTTSWYNIIGTGYVKLLQMVAMPLVFISILIAFTKMTIGKNFGKMAALILAILIGTTAVSAAVGILSATIFDLDATQIMQGDAETERGAYIEEKTTGMTAPDLPTQIIELFPANPFLDLTGARSTSTIAVVIFAAFLGFAYLRVARKDGEMAATIKKGIDAVHALVMGVVTIVLRLTPYGILAIMARTVATSDFGAIYNLGKFVIASYVALIIMFLVHLLIISLSGLNPFTYLKKSLETLLFAFTSRSSAGTLPMNIKTQTGRLGVPEGIANFAGSFGLSIGQNGCAGVYPAMLAIMIAPTVGINPLDPVFIITVIAVVAISSFGVAGVGGGATFAAILVLSALHLPVALAGILISIEPLIDMGRTALNVSGSMTAGVTTARVTKELDTEIYNNKAVSAQVSDL, from the coding sequence TTGTCAACTTTACAAGTCATTCTTAACGTAGCACTGTTACTTGCTTGCGTTGGAATTTTAGTTATTATGAATAAAAAACATGTGAAATTTTCAAATCGTGTTTTTGCTGGTCTAGGTTTAGGTATCGCACTAGGTCTAGGGTTGCAATTATTTTACGGTATTGACTCGGAAATTTTAGCCAAGACAACATCTTGGTACAACATTATTGGTACGGGTTATGTGAAACTGTTACAAATGGTGGCAATGCCTCTAGTATTTATTTCTATTTTGATTGCCTTTACGAAAATGACAATTGGCAAAAATTTTGGCAAAATGGCCGCTTTAATTTTAGCAATTTTAATCGGTACGACAGCAGTATCAGCAGCAGTAGGGATTCTTTCAGCAACAATATTTGATTTAGATGCTACTCAAATTATGCAAGGCGACGCTGAAACAGAGCGTGGGGCATATATAGAAGAAAAGACAACGGGCATGACTGCACCTGATTTACCAACGCAAATTATTGAATTGTTCCCAGCGAATCCATTTCTTGATTTAACAGGTGCTCGTTCGACATCTACAATCGCAGTTGTTATATTTGCAGCATTTTTAGGTTTTGCTTATTTACGTGTCGCACGTAAAGATGGAGAGATGGCTGCAACCATTAAAAAAGGCATTGATGCAGTGCATGCATTAGTAATGGGTGTTGTAACAATTGTTTTACGCTTAACACCATATGGTATTTTAGCCATTATGGCACGCACAGTCGCAACCTCTGATTTCGGGGCAATTTACAACTTAGGTAAATTCGTTATTGCTTCTTACGTTGCGTTAATTATTATGTTCCTTGTTCATTTACTAATTATTTCTCTAAGCGGTCTAAATCCGTTTACGTATTTAAAAAAATCGCTTGAAACACTATTATTTGCCTTCACTTCACGTTCAAGTGCGGGGACTCTACCTATGAATATTAAAACGCAGACTGGTAGACTTGGTGTACCAGAAGGGATAGCAAACTTTGCAGGTTCATTTGGTTTATCAATTGGTCAAAACGGTTGTGCTGGTGTATATCCTGCAATGCTTGCAATTATGATTGCACCAACTGTCGGCATTAATCCACTAGATCCTGTATTTATCATTACAGTTATTGCAGTGGTTGCAATTAGTTCGTTCGGGGTAGCAGGTGTTGGTGGTGGTGCAACATTTGCAGCTATTCTTGTGCTATCAGCGCTTCATCTACCCGTTGCACTTGCCGGTATTTTGATTTCAATTGAGCCATTAATCGACATGGGGCGTACCGCTCTAAATGTAAGTGGATCAATGACAGCAGGGGTTACAACAGCACGTGTAACGAAAGAGTTGGATACAGAAATATATAATAATAAAGCTGTTAGCGCACAAGTTTCTGACTTATAG